In the genome of Phlebotomus papatasi isolate M1 chromosome 2, Ppap_2.1, whole genome shotgun sequence, one region contains:
- the LOC129800854 gene encoding craniofacial development protein 1, giving the protein MSKSEERDYSESSDDEDYKPENEENCAGSEDDSDVPEDGSDSSDDEKSKRRSSGKKPRKKRRKKASVKEDSDGDENENSLTAEEEKRRSDQLWADFLSDVDPPPAKVENTRTSPTPKISKPESPEESKTTEEQQKEQKLPIVEEIFNFAGEEVKVPVKNAQKPAKRPVFPAVGRSSGVSSILGSLGKKPKISTLEKTKLDWNRFKESEGINEELERFNKGKDGYLERQDFLERTDYRQFDLERDMRQKKRSSR; this is encoded by the coding sequence ATGTCAAAATCTGAAGAACGAGACTATTCTGAATCAAGTGACGATGAAGACTACAAGCCTGAGAATGAGGAAAATTGTGCTGGAAGTGAGGATGATTCAGATGTACCAGAAGATGGGAGTGATAGTTCAGATGATGAGAAATCTAAACGCAGAAGCTCGGGAAAAAAGCCACGAAAGAAGAGAAGAAAGAAGGCATCAGTTAAAGAGGATTCTGATGGTGATGAGAATGAAAATTCCCTGACGGCTGAGGAAGAGAAACGGCGTTCTGATCAGCTATGGGCAGACTTCCTGAGTGATGTAGATCCACCACCAGCAAAAGTAGAAAACACTAGGACATCTCCAACTCCCAAAATATCCAAACCCGAAAGTCCTGAAGAATCCAAGACAACGGAGGAGCAGCAGAAGGAGCAAAAGTTACCAATTGtggaagaaatttttaattttgccgGGGAGGAAGTTAAGGTTCCAGTGAAAAACGCCCAAAAGCCGGCAAAACGACCAGTATTTCCAGCCGTTGGTCGTTCCAGTGGAGTTTCCTCCATTCTTGGAAGCCTTGGGAAAAAGCCCAAGATAAGCACTCTGGAAAAGACTAAACTCGATTGGAATCGCTTCAAGGAATCCGAAGGAATCAACGAGGAACTCGAGAGGTTCAACAAGGGCAAAGATGGCTACTTGGAGCGTCAAGACTTCCTGGAACGTACGGACTATCGCCAATTTGACTTAGAGCGAGACATGAGACAGAAGAAACGTAGCTCGAGATAA